The Zea mays cultivar B73 chromosome 7, Zm-B73-REFERENCE-NAM-5.0, whole genome shotgun sequence DNA segment GATCAAAGGGGTTAAAGGTAGGTCTTCAGTTGATTAGTGCTGAATTCTGTTTCAAGTGACTGGAAACTGGATTCAGTTTTTGGGAGCAGAAAGCTCTGCACGCTGCAACCATTCGCCCATTGTTTTAGTGAATTGAAGCTGTGCTTTAAGATGCGGAAGGCTGGTAGTTGAAAGGGGAATCCAAGCCAATCCAGTAACTGGGCGTGTGGGGCTGAATTTGTTTCAGTTTGGACAGCAAGGGGGAGGGGGTCGGCATGCTCAAACTGCACAAATTTGTGCTGTCAGGCAAAAGAGCATTGCATGTTGTTCAGTAATCCAGACTGAATTTCAGTCATGTTGCCTCAACTTTGAACTTCCTTTGGGACTATTCTATGCAGTTGTGAGACATGCCTTGTGTAGCAAGGTTAAAGACCAAGTATTAGTGAACAACTTTACTTAGAGGTGCTTAGCTTGGTGCTACACAAAGTTGGGAGTAAATCTATTCCAAAGTGCTTTCCGTCAGGTTCTTGTTTTCAGTTAACTGAAAACGATATTCAGTGGATTGGGTTCACTTTGAGCATTTGTAACTTTTGTTCTGTGTGAGCTAGACTTGGATTGTTGTAGTAACCTGATAGTGCTATGGTTGGGGAGCATTTTTGGCCAACTGGGTTGGTCTGGTGTCATTGAAATTTGTGAGAAAATGAGGATTAACAGGAAGGATGCAGTGTGGCCTAAGGTTTAGATTCAGAGAACTGAACTTTGTTCAGTTGACGTGGGTGCAATGAGTTTTATTCGGTCTTTGGAGCTGTTTTGTGACTGATTCATGGTGTTATGGCCTACAGCCCCTACAACAATTAGTTAGAGGATAATATGGTAAACAATTGGTGTTAAAGTTGATCCCTTTGTTACCACTTGAAGTAGTGAGATTTTGGTAGGATAACAGTAGAGGTTCAGTCTAGGTGCCTGAAACCGTGGTTCAGTCTGTTCGAATTCAGTTTGGAGAGCTGGAGTTCATGGTGTTTTAAGCTCCTAACTCCCTATGTCTAGCTGGGGCTTTGTAACTGTGGTTGGATGGCGTATGACAGTGAACCAACATGGGTAAGGGAAGGACTCGTTGTAGATAACAGAAGTGGGCAAAAGTTGATGCAAAATGGATAGAGTTAAGCGGTGGCCCACCTGTGATGCGGCTGTGGTGGCACGGCTGGCAAAAATATTTTGCAGTAATACAGCTAAATCCTGAATTACCTTAACGACAAGCTTCGCTGCCAGTTCTTGCGGATGAGCAGGGCGCTGCTGCGTAGACGCGGGGAAGCCGGGGTGTCGGGCTGGGGCTCGACGCGGGTCTGGATGCCGGTCGGTGGCGCGCTTCACAGTACTCGGCTGGCGGGGCTCCAGGCGCGTCGAGTGCAGGGAGGGGCAGGGTCGGTGTCGCGGCTGCGTCGGGTTGGGCGCTCGCTGCGTGGCCAAGGCTTGGCGCGGGTCCGGAAGCATGGCGTGAGGAAGCTGCAGGGGAGGGAAGCGAGGGAGAGAAGctagaggagaggagggagagggagaagggATGGCGGCGGCTGCTAGGAgccaggggcggcggcttagggttagggaaggggcagggggcggccggctcatgggcctaatgggccaagGGTTAGTTAggttattttttttctttttttctatttctttttttctaaattcaaaatcatattttaaataacccttaaattcataataattaaaccaaaattatttttaGTGGGGATAAGGCTGAGAGTAGCTTGAGCGGTGGGTAAGAGAAAATTTCTAGTGGGAATCAAGATCGGTACCACTCCAACGCCGAACACCGGAGACGAGCCCGACAACGTCTGCTCGCCCTGGAAGGCGGGTGTTCGATGACGCGAGACGGCGAGAGCCGAGAGGAGATAGACGGTGACGGGGATAATTCTTCCGCCGCCGCTCCGTCACCTCCCCCGGAACCAATGAGGACCGAGCGCAGGGGCACGACAGGGCTAAGGGCGAGCTCGGCGAGCACCAAGGGTGAGGTGGCGGCGGCACCCTCCACGGCTGAGGGAGGGGGCGGCCATGGGAGAAGTGACGGCGGCTGCGCGCGTGGAATAGGGTTCGTTTGTTTGTTTAGTAGGCCTTTAGATGAGATTTGGTGAGTAAATAAGAAACATAAAAATCACATacccctatagcgacccaccatcagtcacacagttacctctatagcgaccgaccgtaagtcgttaaatttctagacttttagcgacccacagaccgtcgctataaacacatttagcgaccaaccgtcggtccataccttttagcgaccaaccgtcggtcccaaataagggtcgctaaagatcaaccgtcgtgtagtgaatgTTGATGAATTTGCTGATCAAGGTACTAGCATAGTCCATGGAGGACTTAGTGAACTAAATAGCCACCTTTTCAAAGTACTCCATGGTCGTGTCACAATCTAGATTGGATCCTTTGATAGGATCCTTGGTCAGGCTCTTAATGACAACAAAGCATTTCTTGTTTGATTTCTCCTATTTCACTTTATCTATATTGTATTGCATGTACATATGCTCGTACAATGGTATGTCCACTATGGGCTCAATATGTTTCTAATTTTTGAGTGCATATTCAATTTCACTAACTATGAAAACCATCACAAATTTCTCACGCCAAACATGGTAATTATTATCGTTTAGCGGTCTTATTTGCCCTAATAGCCCAAGGACTAAGGCAACACTTGCACCTTggcaaaataaaatagaaaatattgAGGACAACAATAAATAAAGTTCTAAACATGATACTTGCATGAATTAAATATTCAACGTTGGTCAATAATAATCACGCAATCGATAAATATTTTATGATTCTTAAAATTCCAAAACATCGTTAGATGAGATAGAAAATTAAGTTTATGTTCAAAATGTGGTAAAAATATTCAACATTTGTCAAACCATCTAAATCACCAAAAAATTCTACAATTCCTATGCAATTAATGAACACTAATCCACTTTGGTTTCATAATCAATAGAAAATGCATAAAAATATTCTAAAATTGCACAATAGAAATGAAATAGTACATATATATATCTGTAAAATTCTACAACTCAAAGAATTATTTACCTAATTTCTTAACTATCTTCTAATTTTCTTAATTCATTTTTCAGTAGGGGATAAATATAAACATATTCAGGCTAGAAAAATAAAAGCCAATCCAACCTTGTGGCCTCTTCGGCCCATCACTATGTGACCCACGACCAACCACGAAGGGGGCAGGGCACGCCTAGGTTGGAACCTAGGTCTAGCCGCCAATTTGACCCACACACTCGTGTGCGTCACACCCGCATCACCCTGCATCACACAATCTCAATCCAATGACCAGGATTTCTCGTGAACTGTTTATGGATATAAATACTCAAATTTTTCGATCAACATCAAAACCCTAGCACATTCTTGTCTCTTCCCTAGAGAAGTCACTAGCGTGTCACCATCGACCAGAGTATGATGGTGGTTCAGGGAAGGTAAGTGGGTCTCGGCTGAGGTAATTTGTCAGTTTTGATTTTGATGACAACCTCGACGTTGACCATGGGTAGATCAGATGAGTTCCCCTCTCCCTTGGTTCTCGGATACCCTTTCTGTGTTCTTTGATTTTGGGGGTTAGGGTTACTCGATCTGGTCTCTGTTGGTTCTTATGATTGAGGATCCGGTTCTGAGACCCTTTTGGATGGCTTGGGTGTTGCTTATTCCACTGATCCCTACTTTCTTGGTGTGATTTGTGAGTGGTTTAAGGTTTTAGACCCTAAATCATGACTTTGTGTTCTTGATCTATGATCTAGGTCGTGGATTATGTTATCCCGAGCCCCTGTGCCTGATTTTGCATGTTAGGGTTTAGGATTAAGAGTCCTAAACCCCTTGATGTTGTTTGATTGAAATTTGGGGTTAAATATTAACCCTAATCTCTCTATTTCTTTTTTGTCTTTTGATTTTGGTGATTTGGGTTACCTTACCAGAGCCCCTGTTTTCTGTTAATCTTGGGTGCTCTGGGTTGGGGATACCCCTTAATTCCCATTGTTCATCTTCTACCTCCTACTAATTACTCTTTGAGTTCTTGATCTCGGGTTAGGTGGCTAGGTTGACTCATAGAGCCTCCCTATGGTTTACCC contains these protein-coding regions:
- the LOC103632686 gene encoding uncharacterized protein encodes the protein MSRPPPAPSLTLSRRPWLLAAAAIPSPSPSSPLASLPRFPPLQLPHAMLPDPRQALATQRAPNPTQPRHRPCPSLHSTRLEPRQPSTVKRATDRHPDPRRAPARHPGFPASTQQRPAHPQELAAKLVVKEILIMWRCRGLTERKQKMTVWENMQKAEAEAAIQNLVIKLEKKRPYSLERIFNTLRSGSRKTQVVRSTSTANQNQHISRTIKTAPNLSKNGQMSSLSGCFRQDL